CGAAAAAGTGGATGAAGATTTAATAGTGTCGCAAAGCTTGTAAATCATACAAAAAAAGTTAATGTGACATTGTCAAGTAAAAAAAAGATCGGAAAAATGAAAAAATCATCAAGATTTTTAACGTCTGATTCAAATCATATTGAGCTTGAAATCTTTTATTCACAGATCCATGGAGATGAAATTCAAATTATAAAAAATGCTTTGACAAAAACCTATAAAGACATTTTAGAGGTTTTCACTGGAGGAGAAATAGAATTAATTAGTCAAGCATATGATCAACAAAGAGATCAATACCATGCAGAAATACTTCTTAGACATCTCCTAAATAATAAGAAAAGAGAAACAGCATTATGGGTTATACCTAAGGATCTTTACACCCATGGTATGAATTTCATATTTGGATTAGCATATCATTTACAAGGAGCAGTTCTATCTACCTTCAGATTATCAAACAAGGAACTAATAGAAAAAGAAGCCATCCATGAAACAGGACATGTATTAGGATTAGATCATTGCACCAACAGCTGTGTCATGCGGTATTCAAACTCTTTATGGGAAGCAAAAACAAAACCTCTCTATTTATGCGAAAAGTGTAAACAAAAAATTAATATGTTGAAATCATAGACAATTGTTTATATTTTTCTGGTTCAACATTTAAAGAAAAGCCAGTTTTTAGCCTGCCCCCTCAATCTAATCAAACAATATCTCCCCTCTAGTTTTTTACCATATACATGGAACACAATTTTATGCCCATCCAGTTCCTCAATTTCATAGGTTCCTTTATCCCAAATTTCAACACTACCTGCACCATAACTCCCATCAGAGATAACGCCTTCAAAATCCGCATATTCGATAGAGTGATCCTCAGTCTGAATTGCCAAACGTTTTATACCTTTCTTCGAAGGAGGAGTCTTGGGTACAGCCCAGCTTTTCAAAACACCATCCATCTCCAAACGCAGATCATAATGAAGATGTGTAGCATCATGCTTCTGAATAACATAAATATATGTTTTCCTCTTCATATACTAATCATCTTAATAAATACATCTAACATCCACTTAAAAAATCTTTAACTAAAAGAACTTTAACCACAGATCTCCCTTTTAAATCTCATCATATTTTTACTCAACACAGGATGATTTCTTCATGATTCCTTGATTACATAAAAAACATGCTGGATAACAATTACATACATCCCTCCACCACACCTTATATGAACATCAATTTGCTATTTTATATGATGACGTTATCTCCACAGACTTTTTCAACATCGCAGCCACAGGGCAATACTTCTCCATAGAAAGCGCAATAGCACGCTCAACATGCACCGGGTTTATATCCTTACCATAAAAAACATACTCCAAATGTATCTTCTTAAACACCATTGGATAACTATCAGCACGCTCAGTATCAATGTTTATCTCAAAACCATCAAACACAACTTTTTTCTTCCCAAGAATAGAGACAACATCAGCCCCTGAACAACCACCCAATGCTAATAAAACCATCTCCATCGGATGCGTAGCAGCATCACTACCACAGCTCTCTTTTGACGCATCAATGGCAGTCCAATGGTTACTATCAGCCTTACCAATAAAAGCACACCCCTCAACTTGTTTTATCACAGCTTTCATAATCATCCTCCCCAAAAAATTTAAACCTTAAAACAGTTCATTGTTTATAAAAACTTAGATAAACAAATAACTCTAAAATAAAAAAAAAGAGGAGATGCTTTTAAATCATTTCCCCGATTTCTACCTCACTATCTTCATCTAAAAATATATCATCGATTTCATTAGCTAAATCTTCATCACTCACATCTTTAGAAGAACCACTATAACCCTTTTCATCAGTGGCAGCCTGATTAAAATAAATGTAGGCTAACGCTACTGAAACAAAAACAATCAAAAGAAAAAGAATTGATACAATTTTTTTATTCATCTCCATCACTTCCTCCATCATTTATTTTTACCATAACCCTTTCCTTTACCATTGTTATGCATATTCTCCACAGACACCCTCGCCTGTATCCTATTCTTAATATTCTCCTCTTTTATCTCAGAAAATATGCCATACCTCTCTTCTCTTGTCCTCTGATTTATCATCTTACAAACCTGTAATTTCACTTGATCCAATGTAACACTCCCGTTTAAATACTCATTGACAAATGAATTATTTGCCTCCCCAATTATCCCATACAACCTGTACAACTGATTTCGGTTGAACTGCCTTATCCTAATTTGTATCATCTTACTATAATTCTGTATCTCAGCGCTAACTATCTCCCTGATCCTTTCTCTTAGCTCCCTTATTTTTACATCATCCAACAACTCTCTAATTGTTTCCCTAAATTCTCTGGTATAATTTTTTGCCTCTATTTTAAGCTCAACAAACATCTGAACTGAATCATTAGAGCTCGCATTTACCGCCTTTACTTCATCAAGCAAAACCCTCATCTCAGACAGTATCACTTCTAGTTCAGATGTGTTATACCCAAGCCCCTTCAGTACTTCGACAGCCATCCCCCCTTTTAATATATTTTTAAGCAATGCTTTTTTCAGCTGCAATAATCTTATCTCAGCACCTAAAGAAGTATTCATTATTTCTGTTTCTTTCACTGTTTCATTATCTATACCATTATCTTCCCCAGCTTCATCCGCTAATACCAATGACGAAATTGAGACCATTAGTATTAGCACAACCAATACAGCCGCTATTTTTCTCATTTTTTTATCACCTTTTTTTACGCCAATTCAACTTGGCTCATTGATTTATTATTGGATGAAACAACATATATATTTTAACCGGAAAAAAGCGGAACAAAACGGAACAAAAACAAAAAACTAGGGTTTTTTAAGTCTAATCAAGTTTGACATACCTATCTGTTCCTTCTCTATCAATCCCTTGCGTTCTAACCCACGGATATTCCTTGAAACAGATGCTTTTGGTAAATTCAATTCTTTTTGTATATCAGTTTGTGTCAAAGGCATTTTTCTATCCATCAACAGCCTTATAATCTGTTTTTGTCTCTCATTCAAACCCTTTAAATTTTTATCAACTTCATCATGTTTTATTTCTTCAACCTTTGATTTATCCTTTCTATCTTTTACAAGAACAAAAACCAATGTTATAATTAAAACAATTATAACTACCACCAAAAAAACTTCTAATATACCAAATTGCCATAACCCTTCATTACCAAGTGGTTTTTCTATTTGATATTGACCTTCATTACCAGGTAGTTTTTCTATTTGATATTGAACAACTATTGAAAGAGGAACATTCTCACCGAAACCTCTAACCAATAAACTACCCTGGCTCTCTTCGATTCTTATAAAGTCTGATGATTTTATATAATTTACAGATGAACCCTTAGGTAAAATTAGAACATAAACAAAATCAGAAAAAACCTCTTCTTTTGTGATATTTAGAATCCAGTAACTCTGCTTTTTTGAGGTATAAATCTCAGTATCATTTACTAGCAAACCAGGGTAGTTAGTTATACCATCAATTGTTACAAAACCAGATGAGTCCACGTTTATTGTTATATCTGCATAATAGTTTTCCGAACAAACAGCTGATAAAGATATTACTGATATAAAAATGAATAAAACTAAAAATATGTAG
The nucleotide sequence above comes from Candidatus Thermoplasmatota archaeon. Encoded proteins:
- a CDS encoding DNA polymerase ligase N-terminal domain-containing protein, with protein sequence MKRKTYIYVIQKHDATHLHYDLRLEMDGVLKSWAVPKTPPSKKGIKRLAIQTEDHSIEYADFEGVISDGSYGAGSVEIWDKGTYEIEELDGHKIVFHVYGKKLEGRYCLIRLRGQAKNWLFFKC
- a CDS encoding OsmC family protein, encoding MKAVIKQVEGCAFIGKADSNHWTAIDASKESCGSDAATHPMEMVLLALGGCSGADVVSILGKKKVVFDGFEINIDTERADSYPMVFKKIHLEYVFYGKDINPVHVERAIALSMEKYCPVAAMLKKSVEITSSYKIAN
- a CDS encoding MarR family transcriptional regulator, with protein sequence MGANTRYKQIYIFLVLFIFISVISLSAVCSENYYADITINVDSSGFVTIDGITNYPGLLVNDTEIYTSKKQSYWILNITKEEVFSDFVYVLILPKGSSVNYIKSSDFIRIEESQGSLLVRGFGENVPLSIVVQYQIEKLPGNEGQYQIEKPLGNEGLWQFGILEVFLVVVIIVLIITLVFVLVKDRKDKSKVEEIKHDEVDKNLKGLNERQKQIIRLLMDRKMPLTQTDIQKELNLPKASVSRNIRGLERKGLIEKEQIGMSNLIRLKKP